A window of Reinekea marina contains these coding sequences:
- the pepD gene encoding beta-Ala-His dipeptidase, whose amino-acid sequence MKPSQYPTSPEHIWEHFYQLTQIPRPSGQEQQVRDHIIALADSKGLQHKVDAAGNLVVYVPASQGYENAPTVAIQNHLDMVTVKTGDKAHDFTTDPLQLEIVDGWLRADRTTLGADNGIGVAAAMAVITDETVVHPPLELLFTIEEETGLVGASELDASMLSATKMLNLDTEDWGEIYLGCAGGYGYDATRPLATEAAKAGTRAYRFHLKGLQGGHSGVQIHEQLGNANKLLVEFLTSQTELPYQIVSFRGGIAHNVIAREASTVVMINDSDLDAWKNAMEDAKQRWLSYLPAADNAIEWILESVDDAKSDVVSAQDTQAFLQLISALPHGAQSYNLNEPADLVDLSCNLAVVNIKEGQLHIQTSLRFFNNQQTLGLKQQIEAILNAFQLESKCILDYPGWNPNFDSPLVNQAKALAEEITGEEVALKAIHAGLECGILLSKKPDMDVVSMGPTIRGAHSPTERMEISTVEPFWLLVKNMLKALK is encoded by the coding sequence ATGAAGCCATCTCAATACCCGACCAGCCCAGAGCATATTTGGGAACATTTTTATCAATTAACTCAAATCCCACGCCCTTCTGGCCAAGAGCAGCAAGTTCGCGATCATATTATTGCGTTAGCCGATTCTAAAGGCTTGCAGCATAAAGTAGACGCCGCCGGAAATTTAGTTGTGTATGTTCCCGCGAGCCAAGGTTATGAGAATGCTCCAACGGTCGCCATTCAAAACCATTTAGATATGGTGACGGTAAAAACGGGCGATAAAGCGCATGACTTTACAACAGATCCACTGCAATTAGAGATAGTGGACGGTTGGTTACGAGCAGACCGTACAACCTTAGGTGCCGATAACGGCATTGGTGTAGCAGCGGCAATGGCCGTAATTACGGATGAAACCGTAGTGCACCCACCCCTTGAATTGTTGTTTACTATTGAAGAAGAAACTGGCTTAGTCGGCGCTTCTGAGCTAGATGCCTCTATGTTGTCGGCCACTAAAATGCTGAACCTAGACACCGAAGACTGGGGTGAAATCTACTTAGGTTGCGCCGGTGGTTATGGTTATGATGCCACTCGACCGTTAGCCACCGAAGCGGCTAAAGCTGGCACCCGTGCTTACCGGTTCCACCTAAAAGGCTTGCAAGGTGGTCACTCGGGAGTGCAAATTCACGAGCAACTAGGCAACGCTAATAAATTACTGGTTGAGTTTTTAACGTCTCAAACCGAACTGCCATATCAAATTGTCAGCTTTCGAGGCGGTATTGCACATAACGTAATCGCACGAGAAGCCAGCACCGTTGTCATGATTAACGACAGTGATTTAGATGCGTGGAAAAACGCCATGGAAGATGCGAAGCAACGTTGGTTGAGTTATTTACCCGCAGCCGATAACGCCATTGAGTGGATTTTAGAATCTGTAGACGATGCTAAAAGCGACGTAGTGAGTGCACAAGATACTCAGGCATTTTTGCAGCTGATCAGTGCATTACCGCATGGTGCGCAAAGTTACAATTTGAACGAGCCTGCCGACTTAGTTGATTTAAGTTGCAACTTAGCCGTTGTAAATATTAAAGAAGGTCAACTGCATATTCAAACCAGCTTACGCTTTTTTAATAATCAGCAAACCCTTGGTTTGAAGCAGCAAATTGAAGCCATTTTAAATGCGTTTCAATTAGAATCTAAATGCATTTTAGATTACCCCGGCTGGAACCCGAATTTTGATAGCCCTCTAGTAAACCAAGCCAAAGCATTGGCTGAAGAAATAACCGGTGAAGAAGTTGCGCTTAAAGCGATTCATGCGGGTTTAGAATGTGGGATATTATTAAGCAAAAAGCCCGATATGGATGTGGTCAGCATGGGCCCAACCATTCGCGGCGCGCACAGCCCAACCGAACGTATGGAAATAAGCACCGTAGAACCGTTTTGGTTGTTGGTGAAAAATATGTTGAAGGCTTTAAAGTAG
- a CDS encoding DUF4826 family protein, with protein sequence MKNKSIPSIKTDYKNRFNRKLWLAERKRDLRLYFDSRNMIHGKFENEPFWSVVPRTSLWHIPSLGTPGFDGWYGIAGDHPTDVVPLNYFEGDIRKILDHFVKKWLHAAEKLKQGEDYGDFRIENIKERPIIGQLIEDRATRLERFVAAEELWTEQTLVWVPPAPVPDDEIESD encoded by the coding sequence ATGAAAAATAAAAGTATTCCCTCAATTAAGACCGATTATAAGAATCGCTTTAACCGCAAGCTTTGGCTGGCCGAACGAAAGCGTGACCTCAGGTTATACTTTGACTCTCGAAATATGATACATGGCAAGTTTGAAAACGAACCTTTCTGGTCCGTTGTGCCGCGCACATCTTTGTGGCACATCCCCAGTTTAGGCACTCCGGGTTTTGATGGCTGGTATGGTATTGCTGGCGATCACCCAACTGATGTGGTGCCCTTAAACTACTTTGAAGGTGATATTCGCAAGATACTCGATCATTTTGTAAAGAAATGGTTACATGCAGCCGAAAAACTTAAACAAGGCGAAGACTACGGTGATTTTCGCATCGAGAATATCAAAGAGCGTCCAATCATTGGGCAGCTGATTGAAGACCGCGCCACTAGGCTTGAGCGCTTCGTCGCCGCAGAAGAATTGTGGACTGAACAGACCCTTGTTTGGGTGCCTCCAGCTCCAGTTCCTGACGATGAAATCGAATCTGATTAA
- a CDS encoding DEAD/DEAH box helicase: MSENTTFADLGLTPSILKTLDTLGYESPTPIQSRAIVELLEGNDVLGLAQTGTGKTAAFSLPLLCKIDTTSKSPQALVLCPTRELAIQVAEAFQTYARGVNNFHVLPIYGGTDMRNQLRALKQNPQVIVGTPGRVMDHLRRGTLDLSQLKHLVLDEADEMLRMGFIEDIDWILEHTPEDKQTALFSATMPRQIKRITDQYQKNPVKIEIKSSNTEMSQIEQFVWRATGIDKLEALTRLLEVEEWNAIIIFVRTRVECQFLSEKLSARGYAATALSGEVAQKQREEIVNQMKKGKLDIIIATDVAARGLDIERITHVINWDIPGDVEVYTHRIGRTGRAGRSGKAILFCKPREQRVLRDIERHTKRPMLEYPMPTADQLGEHRSEQFKATVMNHIETGKLDYFKAMIQRWQNDDDMEPLDVAAALALMAQEDKPLQLPKDPVGRPRRDRDDRPRNDRNDRGDRNDRGRDRGERGERGSRKRALDYAAQTYRLDIGHRDGVQPGQIVGAIANEGGIEGKFINNINIKDTFTLVDLPDGMPKEVFAQLQKTRVKGRPLSLRTWSEDAPSGGDRKPRGDRKPSGGKERKPRRSES; this comes from the coding sequence ATGTCAGAAAATACCACTTTCGCCGATTTAGGTCTTACTCCTTCTATTTTAAAAACCCTAGACACTTTGGGCTATGAAAGCCCTACTCCTATTCAGTCGCGTGCGATTGTTGAGTTGCTAGAAGGCAACGATGTTCTAGGTTTAGCGCAAACCGGTACCGGTAAAACCGCTGCGTTCTCGCTACCTTTGCTATGCAAAATTGATACTACTTCTAAATCTCCACAAGCACTCGTGCTGTGCCCGACTCGTGAATTAGCGATTCAGGTTGCAGAAGCATTCCAGACTTACGCTCGTGGTGTGAACAACTTTCACGTATTGCCAATTTATGGCGGTACCGACATGCGCAACCAGCTCCGTGCTCTAAAGCAAAACCCACAAGTGATTGTTGGTACGCCAGGCCGAGTGATGGACCATTTACGTCGTGGAACCTTAGATTTATCTCAGTTAAAGCACCTTGTATTAGACGAAGCCGATGAAATGCTACGTATGGGCTTTATTGAAGACATCGACTGGATCTTAGAGCACACGCCAGAAGACAAGCAAACGGCACTGTTCTCAGCCACGATGCCACGCCAAATTAAGCGTATTACCGACCAGTACCAGAAGAACCCGGTAAAGATTGAAATTAAATCAAGCAACACCGAAATGTCTCAGATTGAGCAATTCGTGTGGCGTGCAACAGGCATCGATAAGCTAGAAGCCTTAACGCGTTTACTCGAAGTAGAAGAATGGAATGCCATTATTATCTTCGTACGTACTCGTGTTGAATGTCAGTTCTTATCTGAAAAATTATCAGCACGTGGCTATGCGGCCACCGCACTCAGCGGTGAAGTGGCTCAGAAGCAACGTGAAGAAATTGTTAACCAAATGAAGAAAGGCAAACTCGACATCATCATCGCGACCGATGTTGCTGCACGTGGCCTAGACATTGAGCGTATTACTCACGTGATCAACTGGGACATTCCAGGTGACGTCGAAGTGTACACTCACCGAATTGGCCGTACCGGCCGTGCGGGTCGTTCAGGTAAGGCAATTTTATTCTGTAAGCCACGTGAACAGCGTGTTTTGCGTGACATTGAACGCCACACCAAACGCCCGATGCTAGAATACCCAATGCCAACCGCTGATCAGCTCGGTGAACACCGCAGCGAACAGTTTAAAGCCACGGTAATGAACCATATCGAAACAGGCAAGCTTGATTACTTCAAAGCGATGATTCAGCGCTGGCAGAACGATGACGACATGGAGCCGCTAGACGTTGCCGCTGCCCTTGCGTTAATGGCGCAAGAAGACAAGCCGCTGCAATTACCGAAAGACCCTGTTGGTCGTCCGCGTCGTGATCGTGATGATCGTCCACGCAATGACCGTAATGATCGTGGCGACCGTAACGACCGTGGTCGCGACCGCGGTGAACGTGGTGAGCGCGGATCTCGCAAGCGCGCATTAGACTATGCAGCCCAAACTTACCGTTTAGACATTGGGCACCGTGATGGCGTTCAGCCTGGCCAAATCGTAGGTGCTATTGCAAACGAAGGTGGCATTGAAGGTAAGTTCATTAACAACATCAACATTAAAGATACCTTTACGTTGGTTGATTTACCCGATGGCATGCCAAAAGAAGTGTTTGCTCAATTGCAAAAAACTCGCGTAAAGGGCCGTCCGCTATCATTGCGTACTTGGTCTGAAGATGCGCCTTCTGGTGGTGATCGTAAACCACGTGGCGATCGTAAACCTTCTGGCGGTAAAGAGCGTAAACCTCGACGTTCTGAGTCGTAA
- a CDS encoding cold-shock protein, producing MSTTTGSVKWFNEAKGFGFIEQESGPDVFAHFSAISGNGFKTLAEGQKVEFTVTDGQKGPQAENIVCI from the coding sequence ATGTCTACTACTACTGGTTCAGTTAAATGGTTCAACGAAGCTAAAGGTTTTGGTTTTATCGAGCAAGAGTCTGGTCCTGACGTTTTTGCACATTTCAGTGCAATCTCTGGAAACGGCTTCAAAACTTTAGCTGAAGGCCAAAAAGTTGAGTTTACTGTTACTGACGGTCAGAAAGGCCCTCAAGCAGAAAACATCGTTTGTATCTAA